Proteins encoded in a region of the Myxococcus guangdongensis genome:
- a CDS encoding non-ribosomal peptide synthetase, giving the protein MNDLNQRLRGLSPERIAELARALKKAAPESSGPPVLSSAQRRIWFVERALGRTSAFNNAAALRVRGPLDLMALQHALDTVIQRYPILRTGYEEREGGCVPRVVDLRVVLERHDVSGGATPEVAADTLAREAAALPFELSRGQVVRALAISLAPEEHLLVLVVHHIAFDAWSRGILLDDLCAAYEARVEGRPLSTTPGEDYGAYVSRTLLEPDAGRREALERYWAPRARGLPPSPLAHLALTGRVGDDSADTVGVALPAGLWRKVDALARRHQTTPFVVLLSAFHVVLSRLGASEDVAVITSFAARERVDSMRVVGNLVDTLLLRLQAEADLPVAELIGRVKAQTQDALAHRDLSFDRVVALAGERPEVRTHPLSQVAFVLDGAPVGSARLGRARVDLRVLPVGRSPFDLFLLVHRHEGEPAVTAEFRTGVLARPQVEAIVQMFLRAAEHLVEGEAWTVDTLPLLSAEERRHQLTRLRGPQPGLPEQTTVAARFTAIARLHADQVALRAGEEALTYRELLARASRLAHHLHGYGARPGVRIALFLKRDPELIVAMLATQLVGGAYVVLDVNVPTERIAALCEDAAPGLVVTTSERMEALPVSLLAPVVVLDEESRAIRARPSEPPEVGFGPELPSYIVYTSGSTGRPKGIEVAHGSLLNLARWQARYFGMGPGKVVSQFSGVSFDAIVGETAMALLNGATLVMVPDERRTPEDFAQVLVQDAVDVAVVVPSFLARVDPEQVPAQPERWLVVVGEAFPPALVQRWWGRRRLCNAYGPAEYTVYSTAYDLGEHFDEASGTVPIGLPLDNSRAYVLDARGEPVPCGVRGELFLSGPGVALGYLNRPDITAERFLPNPFVDELPPTVDLALEDAVAAVESFIAARPATPIEAASLRRRCLDPEAFDPMVHGLPEDIARRTRELAAGLEDEADRHGFLRYLAEGSHDLVNGRGLEASVLRRLLGVTGFQGLKGADLGFGGGEVLDVLAAAGADVTGVDIGPWQVHRARQRGHRVVQAPVDTPLERFHADTGIAPGSLDFVLSTLVLDRVARPREFLRNLVAVLRPEGCFSLQLLLPHRAFDPPEVFPALVYTEAKLRCVQEGAPELQLRQLAGVLREVDAVDLRVHRIPYAIATSDGVERFTLWCVAGRRARVPGLQRHERMYRTGDLVSVRPDGELVFHGRVDGQLKIRGARVEPGEVEATLVREPRVSHAVVAARPVGQGGAEGLVAWCVPARPEALVDEDLARELREALLARCARELPGWMVPTLVVLVGELPRSPSGKLDRARLEVPSRLETARAAQAPRDERERAIARAWCEVLGQREVGIDESIFELGGDSILIVRVIARLRAENIRLEVIDFFENPTIRRLAARVGGFQQAAPASGSAPLTPIQRWLLDASGGGIPRWATQSVVLALRADVDPDLLARALGAVVSAHDVLHTRIDVGARLAHVLPREGLPPLRLARCTSVDEARLQATRALEPAEGRMLAAALVPSTPPGVEQSLVLVVHHLAVDAVSWSTLCEDLLTAHDALAAGREPSLTTSTPYVEWARHLEARARDTSWLAEAEHWRAQLDCAAVAPPPGPVAGHAVLPLDEAETAHLLRLSRRLGTTPLALLYSALARLLSEATGTARVLLDVEGHGRGSPGVDTSRTVGWFTALYPVALRVDPKQGRVDQLRAAVAALRDVPSGGVSFLLLRHLAEDPELRRQLGATRALAVVNYLGRVASVEPRGILLGLRDFRGESPPSPAAAPYPLALDAALVEGGLELRLTRAEGAPGGPAIQLLARLAQELRALREEADALPDVALDLAPSEIPLKRLAELVDGRDATDVLPLTPMQRGMLFHVRAAPDSGVYENQMRFRLRGPLDVERYRAAWAHVLARHAALRVGFEFRDLAEPLQLVHRHVEAPLSVIDLRALPEAERARAATEHATRERAASFALERAPLARMTLLRHEEDAWEVLWTFHHLIVDGWAVTTVVEDLLRAYAGAPLDAHAASDAFRQLLARQSTERPELPSRPRTRAYWSGVLAEARPSDPLGLGPVGNPGELQREHGQVSLTLEVEETARIAAGARRLEVTQGILFQAGWSLVLARFAREPEVMFGLTVSGRPTDLPGVDRAVGLFVNTVPVRVRVPDAESPGEWLAGFQRDALARGLHERASLAEIQRWSPLRATESLFNHVVLIENFPVRHALSALSSELTLEGVDVVQRSHYPATLVIVPGERLELQLAWDPTRMSEARARALLGHLRRALVGLVDTSLARVGDLTLAEGGSVVAVPRAGAYRDTTLHRAFEARVRERPDATALVEARTSVTFDQLDAWANRLAHALVARGVGPEVPVGLFVGRSIQAVVGILAILKAGGAYVPLDPSYPRKRIEQMLAAARPPVVLTVAKVSGLVPEASRRLMPTLLDVDDHATGAPVSAPHVEVLPDGLAYILFTSGSTGLPKGVMGTHRATLTVTAWREEAFPYQQDEVCCQKTPLSFGDSIQEIVGPLLAGVPQVILSDDALKDPHVLVEELGRHRVTRLIIVPSLLAAVVRVRAPLEQHLEALSLWIASGEALPSEVVRQLRERLPRARLVNLYGASEIACDDTWTDVEDTGRPPPIGRPIAGSSAALLDARMRPVPPGAISELYVGGDVVNRGYLGDPARTAESFLPDPSGDGARMFRTRDLARLDDDGSLGYLGRADQQVSVRGARVEVADVEAALDGCPGVSSSAVIFDAQHQRLTAFVMPDERELLLRGGRAHVLPNGLCVFEHQRSETDYLFTEMFGEDAIPVGLPDDAVVMDVGANIGLFSLFSHYTAERTRVIAVEPADELRRLLEQNLRLHGCAATVIGAALAEAPGRKRFTFYPGASVQSGLFPDQAWDALIFRSGAEAVGREAGAVLPAEALDRLAESRFEGRTTEVEVSTVSALMERLSLPRVDLLKVDVERAEVDVLRGIEPRHWERIDQLLVEVEERGGTRAQVEALIPSTFELRWIPHRYLSRAELWMLQAWRKDRPPVPPRAPRRAPPPPVPADLSEQALRAWVSAALPAYMVPARLAVVEQLPRTPSGKLDRRALEAAVVPDVASEAPLDAEEARIVQVWCAVLGRERVGREQNFFDLGGHSLLMLEVFDRLDVARLGLSVADLYQYPTVATLAAFLRAGAASAPASSALGERGRRRRERRRARASSSEPSTQDDHDV; this is encoded by the coding sequence ATGAACGACCTCAACCAGCGCCTCCGCGGGCTGTCGCCCGAGCGCATCGCCGAGCTGGCCCGCGCCCTGAAGAAGGCCGCGCCCGAGTCTTCCGGGCCTCCCGTCCTCTCCAGCGCCCAGCGTCGCATCTGGTTCGTCGAGCGCGCGCTGGGCCGCACCAGCGCGTTCAACAACGCGGCGGCCCTGCGGGTCCGGGGGCCCCTGGACCTCATGGCCCTCCAGCACGCGCTCGACACCGTCATCCAGCGCTACCCCATCCTCCGCACCGGCTACGAGGAGCGCGAGGGGGGCTGTGTGCCCCGGGTGGTCGACCTCCGGGTCGTCCTGGAGCGGCATGACGTGAGCGGGGGCGCGACCCCCGAGGTGGCCGCGGACACGCTCGCGCGCGAGGCCGCCGCGCTCCCGTTCGAGTTGTCGCGAGGCCAGGTGGTTCGGGCGCTGGCCATCTCGCTGGCGCCGGAGGAGCACCTGCTGGTGCTCGTCGTGCACCACATCGCCTTCGATGCGTGGTCGCGTGGCATCCTCCTCGACGACCTCTGCGCCGCCTACGAGGCGCGGGTGGAGGGCCGACCGCTCTCCACGACGCCGGGCGAGGACTACGGGGCCTATGTCTCGAGGACGTTGCTGGAGCCCGACGCCGGGCGGCGCGAGGCCCTCGAGCGGTACTGGGCTCCTCGAGCTCGAGGCCTGCCGCCCTCGCCGCTGGCGCACCTGGCGCTCACCGGCCGGGTGGGGGACGACTCCGCGGACACGGTGGGGGTCGCGCTGCCCGCCGGCCTGTGGCGCAAGGTGGACGCGCTCGCCCGCCGCCATCAGACGACGCCGTTCGTCGTGCTGCTGTCGGCCTTCCACGTCGTCCTGTCGCGGCTGGGGGCGTCGGAGGACGTGGCCGTCATCACGTCGTTCGCCGCGCGCGAGCGGGTCGACTCGATGCGCGTCGTCGGCAACCTGGTGGACACGCTGCTGCTGCGTCTCCAGGCCGAAGCGGACCTGCCCGTCGCGGAGCTCATCGGCCGGGTGAAGGCGCAGACCCAGGACGCGCTCGCGCACCGCGACCTGTCCTTCGACCGCGTCGTCGCCCTGGCCGGAGAGCGCCCGGAGGTGCGGACCCATCCGCTGTCCCAGGTGGCCTTCGTGCTCGACGGAGCGCCCGTGGGCAGCGCCCGCCTGGGGCGGGCCCGGGTGGACCTGCGCGTCCTGCCCGTCGGGCGCTCGCCGTTCGACCTCTTCCTGCTCGTCCACCGGCACGAGGGCGAGCCCGCCGTCACCGCCGAGTTCCGCACAGGGGTGTTGGCGCGTCCCCAGGTGGAGGCCATCGTCCAGATGTTCCTGCGCGCCGCCGAGCATCTGGTGGAGGGCGAGGCGTGGACGGTGGACACGCTGCCGCTGCTGTCCGCCGAGGAGCGGCGGCACCAGCTCACGCGGCTGCGCGGGCCCCAGCCGGGGCTGCCCGAGCAGACCACCGTGGCGGCCCGCTTCACGGCCATCGCGCGGCTGCACGCGGACCAGGTCGCGTTGCGCGCGGGGGAGGAGGCGCTGACGTATCGGGAGCTGCTCGCCCGGGCGTCGCGCCTCGCGCACCACCTGCATGGGTACGGTGCGCGGCCCGGCGTGCGCATCGCGCTCTTCCTGAAGAGAGACCCGGAGCTCATCGTCGCCATGCTGGCCACCCAGCTGGTGGGCGGGGCCTACGTGGTCCTCGACGTCAACGTGCCCACCGAGCGCATCGCCGCGCTGTGCGAGGACGCGGCGCCGGGGCTGGTGGTGACGACGTCGGAGCGGATGGAGGCCCTGCCCGTGTCGCTGCTGGCCCCCGTGGTGGTCCTCGACGAGGAATCCCGCGCCATCCGCGCGCGCCCCTCCGAACCGCCCGAGGTGGGCTTCGGCCCCGAGCTGCCGTCATACATCGTCTACACGTCCGGCTCGACGGGGCGGCCCAAGGGCATCGAGGTCGCGCACGGGAGCCTGCTCAACCTGGCGCGCTGGCAGGCGCGCTACTTCGGGATGGGGCCGGGCAAGGTCGTGTCCCAGTTCTCCGGGGTGAGCTTCGACGCCATCGTCGGTGAGACGGCCATGGCGCTGCTCAACGGCGCCACGCTGGTGATGGTCCCCGACGAGCGGCGCACGCCCGAGGACTTCGCGCAGGTGCTCGTCCAGGACGCGGTGGACGTGGCGGTGGTGGTGCCGTCCTTCCTGGCCCGCGTCGACCCCGAGCAGGTGCCCGCCCAGCCGGAGCGCTGGCTCGTGGTGGTGGGCGAGGCGTTCCCTCCCGCGCTCGTCCAGCGGTGGTGGGGGCGCCGTCGGCTGTGCAACGCCTATGGCCCGGCGGAGTACACGGTGTACTCGACCGCGTACGACCTGGGGGAGCACTTCGACGAAGCGTCGGGGACGGTGCCCATCGGCCTGCCGCTCGACAACTCCAGGGCCTATGTCCTGGACGCGCGGGGCGAGCCGGTCCCCTGCGGCGTGAGAGGCGAGCTGTTCCTGTCGGGGCCCGGGGTGGCGCTGGGCTACCTGAACCGCCCGGACATCACCGCCGAGCGCTTCCTGCCCAACCCCTTCGTGGACGAGCTGCCGCCCACGGTGGATCTGGCGCTGGAGGACGCCGTCGCGGCGGTCGAGTCCTTCATCGCCGCCCGTCCGGCGACGCCCATCGAGGCGGCCTCGCTGCGCCGGCGCTGCCTGGACCCCGAGGCCTTCGACCCGATGGTGCATGGGCTCCCGGAGGACATCGCCCGCCGCACGCGCGAGCTCGCCGCGGGCCTGGAGGACGAGGCGGACCGGCACGGCTTCCTGCGCTACCTGGCGGAGGGCTCGCACGACCTGGTCAATGGCCGTGGGTTGGAGGCGTCCGTGCTCCGGCGTCTGCTGGGGGTGACGGGCTTCCAGGGCCTGAAGGGCGCGGACCTGGGCTTTGGTGGAGGCGAGGTGCTCGACGTCCTCGCGGCGGCGGGCGCGGACGTCACCGGGGTGGACATCGGGCCGTGGCAGGTGCATCGCGCGCGGCAGCGGGGGCACCGCGTCGTCCAGGCCCCCGTGGACACGCCGCTGGAGCGCTTCCACGCGGACACCGGCATCGCGCCGGGCTCGCTGGACTTCGTGTTGTCCACGCTGGTGCTGGACCGGGTGGCGCGCCCTCGTGAGTTCCTGCGCAACTTGGTGGCGGTGCTGCGGCCCGAGGGGTGCTTCTCGCTGCAACTGCTGCTGCCCCACCGCGCCTTCGACCCGCCCGAGGTGTTCCCGGCGCTCGTCTACACGGAGGCGAAGCTGCGCTGCGTGCAGGAGGGGGCGCCCGAGCTGCAGCTGCGGCAGCTCGCCGGGGTGCTGCGTGAGGTGGACGCGGTCGACCTGCGCGTCCACCGGATTCCCTACGCCATCGCCACCAGCGACGGGGTGGAGCGCTTCACGCTCTGGTGCGTGGCGGGGCGCAGGGCGCGTGTCCCGGGCCTTCAGCGGCACGAGCGCATGTACCGCACCGGTGACCTGGTCTCCGTCCGGCCCGACGGGGAGCTGGTCTTCCACGGGCGCGTGGACGGGCAGCTGAAGATTCGCGGCGCCCGGGTGGAGCCCGGCGAGGTGGAGGCGACGCTCGTTCGCGAGCCCCGCGTCTCGCACGCGGTGGTCGCCGCGCGTCCGGTGGGGCAGGGCGGCGCCGAGGGGCTCGTGGCGTGGTGCGTGCCCGCGCGGCCCGAGGCGCTGGTCGACGAGGACCTCGCGCGGGAGCTGCGCGAAGCCCTGCTGGCCCGGTGCGCGCGGGAGCTGCCCGGCTGGATGGTGCCCACCCTCGTCGTGCTGGTGGGGGAGCTGCCGCGCTCACCCAGCGGGAAGCTGGACCGCGCGAGGCTGGAGGTCCCCTCCCGGCTGGAGACGGCGCGCGCGGCGCAGGCGCCTCGCGACGAGCGGGAGCGGGCGATTGCCCGGGCCTGGTGCGAGGTGCTGGGCCAGCGCGAGGTCGGCATCGACGAGTCCATCTTCGAGCTGGGCGGCGACTCCATCCTCATCGTCCGGGTGATTGCGCGGCTGCGCGCGGAGAACATCCGCCTGGAGGTCATCGACTTCTTCGAGAACCCGACCATCCGTCGGCTCGCCGCGAGGGTGGGCGGCTTCCAGCAGGCCGCGCCCGCGTCGGGCTCGGCGCCGCTGACCCCCATCCAGCGCTGGCTGCTGGACGCGAGCGGCGGCGGCATCCCCCGCTGGGCCACCCAGTCCGTCGTGCTCGCGCTGCGGGCGGACGTGGACCCGGACCTGCTCGCCCGCGCGCTGGGCGCCGTCGTGTCGGCCCACGATGTCCTGCACACGCGCATCGACGTCGGCGCGCGGCTGGCGCATGTGCTGCCGCGGGAGGGTCTGCCACCGCTTCGCCTCGCGAGGTGCACCAGCGTGGACGAGGCCCGCCTCCAGGCGACGCGGGCGCTGGAGCCCGCCGAGGGGCGCATGCTGGCGGCGGCGCTGGTGCCCTCGACGCCGCCGGGTGTGGAGCAGTCGCTGGTCCTCGTCGTCCACCACCTCGCGGTGGACGCGGTGTCCTGGTCGACGCTCTGCGAGGACCTGCTGACGGCCCATGACGCGCTCGCGGCGGGACGTGAGCCGTCGCTGACCACGTCCACGCCCTATGTGGAGTGGGCCCGTCACCTGGAGGCCCGCGCCCGGGACACGTCCTGGCTCGCGGAGGCCGAGCACTGGCGGGCGCAGCTGGACTGCGCGGCCGTGGCGCCGCCTCCCGGGCCTGTGGCCGGCCATGCCGTGCTCCCCCTGGACGAGGCCGAGACGGCGCACCTGCTGCGCTTGTCGCGGAGGCTGGGGACGACACCTCTCGCGCTCCTGTACTCGGCCCTGGCGCGGCTGCTCTCGGAGGCGACGGGGACGGCACGGGTGCTCCTCGACGTGGAGGGCCACGGCCGTGGCTCGCCGGGGGTGGACACGTCGCGCACGGTGGGGTGGTTCACCGCGCTGTACCCGGTGGCCCTGCGCGTGGACCCGAAGCAGGGGCGGGTGGACCAGCTCCGCGCCGCCGTGGCCGCGCTCCGCGACGTCCCCTCCGGTGGCGTGAGCTTCCTGCTGTTGCGCCACCTGGCCGAGGACCCGGAGCTGCGCCGCCAGCTGGGCGCCACGCGGGCGCTCGCCGTCGTCAACTACCTGGGACGGGTGGCCAGCGTGGAGCCGCGCGGCATCCTCCTCGGGCTGCGCGACTTCCGGGGGGAGAGCCCACCTTCACCCGCCGCGGCGCCCTATCCGCTGGCCCTGGACGCGGCGCTCGTCGAGGGCGGCCTCGAGCTGCGGCTCACGCGCGCGGAGGGGGCTCCCGGTGGACCGGCCATCCAGCTCCTGGCGCGGCTGGCCCAGGAGCTGCGCGCGCTCCGTGAGGAGGCCGACGCGCTCCCCGACGTGGCGCTCGACCTGGCCCCCTCGGAGATTCCGCTGAAGCGACTGGCGGAGCTGGTGGACGGGCGCGACGCCACGGACGTGCTCCCGCTCACGCCGATGCAGCGGGGCATGCTGTTCCATGTCCGCGCGGCGCCGGACTCGGGTGTGTACGAGAACCAGATGCGCTTCCGGCTCCGCGGGCCGCTCGACGTCGAGCGCTACCGGGCGGCCTGGGCCCATGTCCTCGCCCGCCACGCCGCGCTGCGGGTCGGCTTCGAGTTCCGGGACCTGGCCGAGCCGCTCCAACTGGTCCACCGTCACGTCGAGGCGCCCCTGTCGGTCATCGACCTGCGGGCGTTGCCGGAGGCCGAGCGGGCGCGCGCGGCGACGGAGCACGCCACCCGCGAGCGCGCCGCCTCGTTCGCGCTGGAGCGGGCGCCCCTGGCGCGCATGACGCTGCTGCGCCACGAGGAGGACGCGTGGGAGGTGCTGTGGACCTTCCATCACCTCATCGTCGATGGCTGGGCGGTGACCACGGTGGTCGAGGACCTGCTGCGCGCCTATGCCGGAGCGCCGCTGGACGCGCACGCCGCGAGCGACGCCTTCCGCCAGCTGCTCGCGAGGCAGTCCACGGAGCGACCCGAGCTCCCGTCTCGGCCGCGCACGCGCGCGTACTGGTCCGGGGTCCTCGCGGAGGCGCGGCCCTCGGACCCGCTGGGGCTGGGGCCCGTGGGGAACCCGGGTGAGCTCCAGCGCGAGCATGGACAGGTCTCGCTGACGCTGGAGGTCGAGGAGACGGCGCGCATCGCCGCGGGAGCCCGGCGCCTCGAGGTGACCCAGGGGATTCTGTTCCAGGCCGGCTGGTCCCTGGTGCTCGCGCGCTTCGCCCGGGAGCCGGAGGTGATGTTCGGCCTCACGGTCTCCGGTCGTCCCACGGACCTGCCGGGCGTGGACCGCGCGGTGGGCCTCTTCGTCAACACCGTGCCGGTGCGCGTGCGGGTGCCGGACGCGGAGTCGCCGGGGGAGTGGCTCGCGGGCTTCCAGCGCGACGCCCTGGCGCGCGGTCTCCATGAGCGCGCGTCGCTCGCGGAGATCCAACGCTGGAGTCCGCTGCGCGCGACGGAGTCCCTCTTCAACCACGTCGTGCTCATCGAGAACTTCCCCGTCCGTCACGCGCTGAGCGCGCTGTCCTCCGAGCTGACGCTGGAGGGCGTGGACGTGGTGCAGCGCTCTCACTACCCGGCGACGCTCGTCATCGTCCCGGGGGAGCGGCTCGAGCTCCAGCTCGCCTGGGACCCCACGCGGATGTCCGAGGCCCGCGCGCGGGCGCTGCTCGGCCACCTGCGCCGTGCCCTGGTGGGGCTCGTCGATACCTCCCTCGCGAGGGTGGGGGACCTCACGCTGGCGGAGGGTGGCTCCGTGGTGGCCGTGCCCCGCGCGGGGGCGTATCGCGACACCACGCTCCACCGGGCCTTCGAGGCGCGGGTGCGCGAGCGGCCGGACGCCACCGCGCTCGTCGAGGCGCGGACCTCGGTCACCTTCGACCAGCTCGACGCGTGGGCGAACCGGCTCGCGCACGCGCTGGTGGCGCGGGGCGTGGGGCCCGAGGTGCCGGTGGGGCTCTTCGTCGGGCGCTCCATCCAGGCGGTGGTCGGCATCCTCGCCATCCTCAAGGCCGGCGGCGCGTACGTGCCGCTGGACCCGTCCTACCCGCGCAAGCGCATCGAGCAGATGCTCGCGGCCGCGCGTCCCCCCGTGGTGCTCACCGTGGCGAAGGTCTCCGGGCTCGTCCCCGAGGCGTCCCGACGCCTGATGCCCACGCTGCTGGACGTGGACGACCACGCCACGGGCGCGCCCGTGTCCGCGCCCCACGTCGAGGTCCTCCCGGACGGGCTGGCGTACATCCTGTTCACCTCTGGCTCGACGGGGCTGCCCAAGGGGGTCATGGGCACGCATCGGGCCACGCTCACCGTCACCGCCTGGCGAGAGGAGGCCTTCCCGTACCAACAGGACGAGGTCTGCTGCCAGAAGACGCCGCTGAGCTTCGGTGACTCCATCCAGGAGATCGTCGGGCCGCTGCTGGCCGGCGTCCCGCAGGTCATCCTGTCGGACGATGCGCTGAAGGACCCGCACGTCCTGGTGGAGGAGCTGGGGCGCCATCGCGTCACCCGGCTCATCATCGTGCCGTCCCTGCTGGCGGCCGTCGTCCGGGTCCGCGCGCCGCTGGAGCAGCACCTGGAGGCGCTCTCGCTCTGGATCGCCAGCGGCGAGGCGCTCCCGTCCGAGGTCGTCCGACAGCTGCGGGAGCGACTGCCGCGCGCGCGGCTGGTCAACCTCTACGGTGCGTCGGAGATTGCCTGCGACGACACCTGGACGGACGTGGAGGACACGGGGCGTCCTCCGCCCATCGGCCGCCCCATCGCAGGGAGCAGCGCGGCGTTGCTGGACGCGCGCATGCGGCCCGTGCCCCCGGGCGCCATCAGCGAGCTGTACGTGGGGGGCGACGTCGTCAACCGGGGCTACCTGGGTGACCCGGCGCGCACCGCCGAGAGCTTCCTGCCGGACCCGTCGGGCGATGGGGCGCGGATGTTCCGCACCCGGGACCTGGCGCGGCTCGACGACGACGGCTCGCTGGGCTACCTGGGGCGCGCGGACCAGCAGGTCAGCGTCCGGGGTGCGCGGGTGGAGGTGGCGGACGTCGAGGCGGCGCTGGATGGCTGCCCTGGCGTGTCCTCCTCCGCGGTCATCTTCGACGCGCAGCACCAGCGGCTCACCGCCTTCGTCATGCCCGACGAGCGCGAGCTGTTGCTGCGCGGAGGGCGCGCCCATGTGCTGCCCAACGGCCTGTGCGTCTTCGAGCACCAGCGCAGCGAGACGGACTACCTGTTCACGGAGATGTTCGGCGAGGACGCCATCCCCGTGGGGCTGCCGGACGACGCCGTCGTCATGGACGTGGGCGCGAACATCGGCCTGTTCTCGCTCTTCTCCCACTACACGGCGGAGCGCACCCGCGTCATCGCCGTGGAGCCCGCGGACGAGCTGCGGCGCCTGCTGGAGCAGAACCTGCGGCTGCATGGCTGCGCCGCCACCGTCATCGGCGCCGCGCTCGCGGAGGCGCCGGGACGCAAGCGCTTCACCTTCTACCCGGGGGCGAGCGTGCAGTCCGGTCTGTTCCCGGACCAGGCCTGGGACGCGCTCATCTTCCGCTCTGGCGCGGAGGCGGTGGGCCGCGAGGCGGGCGCCGTCCTCCCCGCCGAGGCGCTGGACCGCCTGGCCGAGTCCCGCTTCGAGGGGCGCACGACGGAGGTGGAGGTGAGCACCGTCTCGGCGCTGATGGAGCGTCTGTCGCTGCCTCGCGTGGACCTGCTCAAGGTCGACGTGGAGCGGGCGGAGGTCGACGTGCTGCGCGGCATCGAGCCCCGGCATTGGGAGCGCATCGACCAGCTGCTGGTGGAGGTGGAGGAGCGGGGCGGCACCCGCGCCCAGGTGGAGGCGCTCATCCCCAGCACCTTCGAGCTGCGCTGGATTCCGCACCGCTACCTGTCGCGCGCGGAGCTGTGGATGCTCCAGGCGTGGCGCAAGGACCGGCCGCCCGTGCCACCCCGGGCGCCGAGGCGCGCGCCTCCGCCGCCCGTGCCCGCGGACCTGTCCGAGCAGGCGCTGCGTGCCTGGGTGTCCGCCGCGCTGCCCGCGTACATGGTGCCCGCGCGGCTGGCCGTGGTGGAGCAGCTCCCCCGGACGCCCAGCGGGAAGCTGGACCGCCGGGCGCTGGAGGCGGCCGTCGTCCCGGACGTGGCCTCCGAGGCTCCGCTCGACGCGGAGGAGGCGCGCATCGTCCAGGTGTGGTGCGCCGTCCTGGGCCGCGAGCGCGTGGGGCGCGAGCAGAACTTCTTCGACCTGGGCGGCCACTCGCTGCTGATGCTGGAGGTCTTCGACCGCCTGGACGTCGCCCGCCTGGGGTTGAGCGTCGCGGACCTCTACCAGTACCCCACGGTGGCCACGCTGGCCGCCTTCCTGCGCGCAGGGGCCGCGTCCGCTCCGGCGTCCTCCGCGCTGGGCGAGCGGGGACGTCGTCGCCGCGAGCGTCGCCGTGCCCGCGCCTCCTCCTCCGAGCCCTCCACCCAGGACGACCATGACGTCTGA